The following proteins come from a genomic window of Labeo rohita strain BAU-BD-2019 unplaced genomic scaffold, IGBB_LRoh.1.0 scaffold_87, whole genome shotgun sequence:
- the cntrob gene encoding centrobin isoform X3, which produces MARFEAGQQRETLGRKMMSVGRSEDDGVDDPHLHQSSVPALTRSWPPSPLSALSSSSQVTARLYSSLQHSREQEVKGHAARQVSFALSSPDLTAVRMTAATPPLLSNRLEDLSLDSTSSRDAIGSGVEGVESESDADGEMDLHLQNSLSRSTQLTSGRKHIEEMENVRTHLQSILRNTQSAAGRHEFLGLGSQHLLDDSHESDTTSHLLSAGLSVGGVEELFPRYSRLHADTSGVASELQVLRDSLDRERERRKVCEQQVASLHSKVLQFQQQLTLAVAADRKKDIMIEQLDKTLVKVVEGWKRHDQERNEEMKRLQEEKEMAERTHNTHKQALSRVEQNLSQVEETLNQEQKHKQELQKTNKRLEQEVRELHVRLEELQQEEQKLRRDADRLREQLHKLQAESRDTRTHAQELQQQLAHATQQLHTHTDQVKQEAAAREEAENRTREIQEELEQIRRDRDTLRVDRALEQTRFEAQKSQMEAEFRLSLERQINERLTAIQEENTTHNAQLRQQHRKQLLDLSARHERELAAQLDQFRTQLQEKDDKLQQLTQTYQHKLSEMQEELVSMAASKRKLETQREELVCRLQGMMRSHWAEALRLLTNQEQMESLLSPVPQWEASKPSSSPPRSDTHASAAPQAVVLHLSREKERETRAQKEMSSHSEFGLLNYSTSFCPLEPVLEHTDMTALSDCSGLWVRPAFSENETLKEMNQGTRETQMKQILNLNHSQCEPNQIRARQKQSHAPTDTRTNHSSSADSGLGRGVASGLWYGSDSDKAPPIRDEAVHSRTRVSSLNDDRQSELQYYVSKLLERSPGDPVDEPIREHKHETERHMSDLRSNPEQKPDQRDKQEVCVSSQRAPSRSVQSRRSVSRRGGSQKVWR; this is translated from the exons ATGGCGCGATTTGAAGCGGGGCAGCAGCGCGAGACACTTGGACG TAAGATGATGTCAGTGGGTCGATCTGAAGATGATGGTGTTGATGATCCTCATCTTCATCAGTCGTCTGTTCCCGCTCTGACGCGTTCCTGGCCGCCGTCTCCTCTCTCAGCACTGTCGTCGTCTAGTCAGGTCACCGCTCGTCTCTACAGCTCGTTACAGCACAGCCGAGAGcaggaggtcaaaggtcacgcGGCCAG GCAGGTGTCGTTCGCTCTGTCTTCTCCTGATCTCACTGCTGTCAGGATGACTGCAGCCACGCCCCCTCTCCTCTCTAATAGGCTGGAGGACCTCAGCCTGGACTCCACCTCCTCACGTGATGCGATTGGCTCAGGAGTGGAGGGGGTGGAGTCGGAGTCAGATGCGGATGGAGAGATGGACCTTCATCTACAGAACAGCCTGAGCAGATCAACACAGCTGACG agcGGCAGGAAGCACATAGAGGAAATGGAGAATGTACGGACACACTTACAGTCCATACTGAGAAACACACAGAGTGCTGCAGGTAGACAtg AGTTTCTGGGCCTTGGATCACAGCACTTGCTGGATGATTCACACGAGAGCGACACCACGTCACACCTGCTCAG tgcgGGGTTGTCTGTGGGCGGTGTGGAGGAGCTGTTCCCGCGTTATTCCCGTCTTCACGCAGACACGAGCGGCGTTGCTTCAGAGCTGCAGGTGTTGAGAGACAGTCTGGACAGAGAGCGAGAGCGCCGGAAG gtgTGTGAGCAGCAGGTGGCGTCTCTCCACAGTAAAGTTCTTCAGTTTCAGCAGCAGTTAACACTCGCTGTGGCCGCCGACCGCAAGAAAGACATCATGATCGAACAACTCGACAAG acGCTGGTGAAGGTGGTCGAGGGCTGGAAGAGACATGATCAGGAACGAAATGAGGAGATGAAACGCCTGCAGGAGGAGAAGGAGATGGCAGAGagaacacacaacacacacaaacag GCTCTGTCTCGTGTCGAGCAGAATCTCTCTCAGGTGGAAGAAACACTAAACCAGGAGCAGAAACACAAGCAGGAGCTGCAGAAGACCAACAAACGCCTG GAGCAGGAGGTGCGTGAGCTCCACGTGCGTTTGGAGGAGCTCCAGCAGGAGGAGCAGAAGCTGCGCAGAGACGCAGACAGACTCCGAGAGCAGCTGCACAAACTGCAGGCCGAGTCACGTGACACACGGACACACGCACAGGAACTCCAACAGCAGCTCGCACACGCCACGCAgcagctgcacacacacacg GATCAGGTCAAACAGGAAGCGGCTGCGCGTGAAGAGGCGGAGAACAGGACGCGGGAGATACAAGAAGAGCTGGAGCAGATCAGGAGAGACAGAGACACACTGAGAGTCGACCGAGCGCTGGAACag ACGCGGTTCGAGGCGCAGAAGTCTCAGATGGAGGCGGAGTTTCGTCTGTCGTTGGAGCGTCAGATCAATGAGAGACTGACAGCCATACAGGAGGAGAACACGACACACAACGCACAACTACGACAACAACACAG GAAGCAGTTGCTGGATCTGAGTGCGCGGCACGAACGAGAGCTGGCGGCTCAGCTGGATCAGTTCAGAACACAGTTACAGGAGAAAGACGACAAACTGCAACAGCTCACACAGACCTACCAACACAA actgTCAGAGATGCAGGAAGAGCTGGTTTCCATGGCAGCGTCTAAAAGGAAGCTGGAGACGCAGAGGGAGGAGCTTGTGTGCCGCCTGCAGGGAATGATGCGCTCCCATTGGGCGGAGGCTTTACGGCTGTTGACCAATCAGGAACAG atggAGAGTCTTTTATCACCCGTCCCTCAGTGGGAAGCGTCCAAACCATCCTCTTCTCCTCCCAGGAGTGACACACATGCGTCAG CAGCTCCGCAGGCCGTGGTTTTGCATCTGTCCAGAGAGAAGGAGCGAGAGACGAGAGCACAGAAAGAAATGAGCTCACACTCAGAGTTTGGACTGTTGAACTACAGCACTTCATTCTGTCCACTGGAGCCAGTGCTGGAGCACACGGATATgacag CACTCAGTGACTGCAGTGGATTGTGGGTCAGGCCTGCGTTCTCAGAGAACGAAACGCTGAAAGAGATGAACCAGGGGACGAGAGAAACACAAATGAAGCAGATTCTCAATCTGAATCACAGTCAGTGTGAACCCAATCAGATCAGAGCGAGACAGAAGCAGAGCCACGCCCCCACAGACACGCGGACCAATCACAGCTCCAGCGCCGATAGTGGGCTGGGCAGGGGCGTGGCTTCTGGACTGTGGTACGGTAGTGATTCGGATAAAGCTCCGCCCATCAGAGATGAAGCTGTGCACAGCAGGACGAGAGTTTCCTCTCTTAATGACGACAGACAGAGTGAGCTGCAGTATTACGTGTCAAAG CTGCTGGAGCGTTCCCCTGGCGACCCTGTGGACGAGCCAATCAGAGAGCACAAACATGAGACCGAGCGTCACATGAGCGACCTGAGATCAAACCCGGAGCAGAAACCAGATCAGCGTGACAAACAAGAG gtgtGTGTGTCGTCTCAGCGGGCTCCGTCTCGAAGCGTCCAGAGCAGGAGATCAGTGAGCCGCAGAGGAGGATCTCAGAAAGTCTGGAGATGA
- the cntrob gene encoding centrobin isoform X2 — translation MARFEAGQQRETLGRKMMSVGRSEDDGVDDPHLHQSSVPALTRSWPPSPLSALSSSSQVTARLYSSLQHSREQEVKGHAARQVSFALSSPDLTAVRMTAATPPLLSNRLEDLSLDSTSSRDAIGSGVEGVESESDADGEMDLHLQNSLSRSTQLTVGDRQYRLSGRKHIEEMENVRTHLQSILRNTQSAAGRHEFLGLGSQHLLDDSHESDTTSHLLSAGLSVGGVEELFPRYSRLHADTSGVASELQVLRDSLDRERERRKVCEQQVASLHSKVLQFQQQLTLAVAADRKKDIMIEQLDKTLVKVVEGWKRHDQERNEEMKRLQEEKEMAERTHNTHKQALSRVEQNLSQVEETLNQEQKHKQELQKTNKRLEQEVRELHVRLEELQQEEQKLRRDADRLREQLHKLQAESRDTRTHAQELQQQLAHATQQLHTHTDQVKQEAAAREEAENRTREIQEELEQIRRDRDTLRVDRALEQTRFEAQKSQMEAEFRLSLERQINERLTAIQEENTTHNAQLRQQHRKQLLDLSARHERELAAQLDQFRTQLQEKDDKLQQLTQTYQHKLSEMQEELVSMAASKRKLETQREELVCRLQGMMRSHWAEALRLLTNQEQMESLLSPVPQWEASKPSSSPPRSDTHASAPQAVVLHLSREKERETRAQKEMSSHSEFGLLNYSTSFCPLEPVLEHTDMTALSDCSGLWVRPAFSENETLKEMNQGTRETQMKQILNLNHSQCEPNQIRARQKQSHAPTDTRTNHSSSADSGLGRGVASGLWYGSDSDKAPPIRDEAVHSRTRVSSLNDDRQSELQYYVSKLLERSPGDPVDEPIREHKHETERHMSDLRSNPEQKPDQRDKQEVCVSSQRAPSRSVQSRRSVSRRGGSQKVWR, via the exons ATGGCGCGATTTGAAGCGGGGCAGCAGCGCGAGACACTTGGACG TAAGATGATGTCAGTGGGTCGATCTGAAGATGATGGTGTTGATGATCCTCATCTTCATCAGTCGTCTGTTCCCGCTCTGACGCGTTCCTGGCCGCCGTCTCCTCTCTCAGCACTGTCGTCGTCTAGTCAGGTCACCGCTCGTCTCTACAGCTCGTTACAGCACAGCCGAGAGcaggaggtcaaaggtcacgcGGCCAG GCAGGTGTCGTTCGCTCTGTCTTCTCCTGATCTCACTGCTGTCAGGATGACTGCAGCCACGCCCCCTCTCCTCTCTAATAGGCTGGAGGACCTCAGCCTGGACTCCACCTCCTCACGTGATGCGATTGGCTCAGGAGTGGAGGGGGTGGAGTCGGAGTCAGATGCGGATGGAGAGATGGACCTTCATCTACAGAACAGCCTGAGCAGATCAACACAGCTGACG gtaggggatagacaatatcgtttg agcGGCAGGAAGCACATAGAGGAAATGGAGAATGTACGGACACACTTACAGTCCATACTGAGAAACACACAGAGTGCTGCAGGTAGACAtg AGTTTCTGGGCCTTGGATCACAGCACTTGCTGGATGATTCACACGAGAGCGACACCACGTCACACCTGCTCAG tgcgGGGTTGTCTGTGGGCGGTGTGGAGGAGCTGTTCCCGCGTTATTCCCGTCTTCACGCAGACACGAGCGGCGTTGCTTCAGAGCTGCAGGTGTTGAGAGACAGTCTGGACAGAGAGCGAGAGCGCCGGAAG gtgTGTGAGCAGCAGGTGGCGTCTCTCCACAGTAAAGTTCTTCAGTTTCAGCAGCAGTTAACACTCGCTGTGGCCGCCGACCGCAAGAAAGACATCATGATCGAACAACTCGACAAG acGCTGGTGAAGGTGGTCGAGGGCTGGAAGAGACATGATCAGGAACGAAATGAGGAGATGAAACGCCTGCAGGAGGAGAAGGAGATGGCAGAGagaacacacaacacacacaaacag GCTCTGTCTCGTGTCGAGCAGAATCTCTCTCAGGTGGAAGAAACACTAAACCAGGAGCAGAAACACAAGCAGGAGCTGCAGAAGACCAACAAACGCCTG GAGCAGGAGGTGCGTGAGCTCCACGTGCGTTTGGAGGAGCTCCAGCAGGAGGAGCAGAAGCTGCGCAGAGACGCAGACAGACTCCGAGAGCAGCTGCACAAACTGCAGGCCGAGTCACGTGACACACGGACACACGCACAGGAACTCCAACAGCAGCTCGCACACGCCACGCAgcagctgcacacacacacg GATCAGGTCAAACAGGAAGCGGCTGCGCGTGAAGAGGCGGAGAACAGGACGCGGGAGATACAAGAAGAGCTGGAGCAGATCAGGAGAGACAGAGACACACTGAGAGTCGACCGAGCGCTGGAACag ACGCGGTTCGAGGCGCAGAAGTCTCAGATGGAGGCGGAGTTTCGTCTGTCGTTGGAGCGTCAGATCAATGAGAGACTGACAGCCATACAGGAGGAGAACACGACACACAACGCACAACTACGACAACAACACAG GAAGCAGTTGCTGGATCTGAGTGCGCGGCACGAACGAGAGCTGGCGGCTCAGCTGGATCAGTTCAGAACACAGTTACAGGAGAAAGACGACAAACTGCAACAGCTCACACAGACCTACCAACACAA actgTCAGAGATGCAGGAAGAGCTGGTTTCCATGGCAGCGTCTAAAAGGAAGCTGGAGACGCAGAGGGAGGAGCTTGTGTGCCGCCTGCAGGGAATGATGCGCTCCCATTGGGCGGAGGCTTTACGGCTGTTGACCAATCAGGAACAG atggAGAGTCTTTTATCACCCGTCCCTCAGTGGGAAGCGTCCAAACCATCCTCTTCTCCTCCCAGGAGTGACACACATGCGTCAG CTCCGCAGGCCGTGGTTTTGCATCTGTCCAGAGAGAAGGAGCGAGAGACGAGAGCACAGAAAGAAATGAGCTCACACTCAGAGTTTGGACTGTTGAACTACAGCACTTCATTCTGTCCACTGGAGCCAGTGCTGGAGCACACGGATATgacag CACTCAGTGACTGCAGTGGATTGTGGGTCAGGCCTGCGTTCTCAGAGAACGAAACGCTGAAAGAGATGAACCAGGGGACGAGAGAAACACAAATGAAGCAGATTCTCAATCTGAATCACAGTCAGTGTGAACCCAATCAGATCAGAGCGAGACAGAAGCAGAGCCACGCCCCCACAGACACGCGGACCAATCACAGCTCCAGCGCCGATAGTGGGCTGGGCAGGGGCGTGGCTTCTGGACTGTGGTACGGTAGTGATTCGGATAAAGCTCCGCCCATCAGAGATGAAGCTGTGCACAGCAGGACGAGAGTTTCCTCTCTTAATGACGACAGACAGAGTGAGCTGCAGTATTACGTGTCAAAG CTGCTGGAGCGTTCCCCTGGCGACCCTGTGGACGAGCCAATCAGAGAGCACAAACATGAGACCGAGCGTCACATGAGCGACCTGAGATCAAACCCGGAGCAGAAACCAGATCAGCGTGACAAACAAGAG gtgtGTGTGTCGTCTCAGCGGGCTCCGTCTCGAAGCGTCCAGAGCAGGAGATCAGTGAGCCGCAGAGGAGGATCTCAGAAAGTCTGGAGATGA
- the cntrob gene encoding centrobin isoform X1: MARFEAGQQRETLGRKMMSVGRSEDDGVDDPHLHQSSVPALTRSWPPSPLSALSSSSQVTARLYSSLQHSREQEVKGHAARQVSFALSSPDLTAVRMTAATPPLLSNRLEDLSLDSTSSRDAIGSGVEGVESESDADGEMDLHLQNSLSRSTQLTVGDRQYRLSGRKHIEEMENVRTHLQSILRNTQSAAGRHEFLGLGSQHLLDDSHESDTTSHLLSAGLSVGGVEELFPRYSRLHADTSGVASELQVLRDSLDRERERRKVCEQQVASLHSKVLQFQQQLTLAVAADRKKDIMIEQLDKTLVKVVEGWKRHDQERNEEMKRLQEEKEMAERTHNTHKQALSRVEQNLSQVEETLNQEQKHKQELQKTNKRLEQEVRELHVRLEELQQEEQKLRRDADRLREQLHKLQAESRDTRTHAQELQQQLAHATQQLHTHTDQVKQEAAAREEAENRTREIQEELEQIRRDRDTLRVDRALEQTRFEAQKSQMEAEFRLSLERQINERLTAIQEENTTHNAQLRQQHRKQLLDLSARHERELAAQLDQFRTQLQEKDDKLQQLTQTYQHKLSEMQEELVSMAASKRKLETQREELVCRLQGMMRSHWAEALRLLTNQEQMESLLSPVPQWEASKPSSSPPRSDTHASAAPQAVVLHLSREKERETRAQKEMSSHSEFGLLNYSTSFCPLEPVLEHTDMTALSDCSGLWVRPAFSENETLKEMNQGTRETQMKQILNLNHSQCEPNQIRARQKQSHAPTDTRTNHSSSADSGLGRGVASGLWYGSDSDKAPPIRDEAVHSRTRVSSLNDDRQSELQYYVSKLLERSPGDPVDEPIREHKHETERHMSDLRSNPEQKPDQRDKQEVCVSSQRAPSRSVQSRRSVSRRGGSQKVWR, encoded by the exons ATGGCGCGATTTGAAGCGGGGCAGCAGCGCGAGACACTTGGACG TAAGATGATGTCAGTGGGTCGATCTGAAGATGATGGTGTTGATGATCCTCATCTTCATCAGTCGTCTGTTCCCGCTCTGACGCGTTCCTGGCCGCCGTCTCCTCTCTCAGCACTGTCGTCGTCTAGTCAGGTCACCGCTCGTCTCTACAGCTCGTTACAGCACAGCCGAGAGcaggaggtcaaaggtcacgcGGCCAG GCAGGTGTCGTTCGCTCTGTCTTCTCCTGATCTCACTGCTGTCAGGATGACTGCAGCCACGCCCCCTCTCCTCTCTAATAGGCTGGAGGACCTCAGCCTGGACTCCACCTCCTCACGTGATGCGATTGGCTCAGGAGTGGAGGGGGTGGAGTCGGAGTCAGATGCGGATGGAGAGATGGACCTTCATCTACAGAACAGCCTGAGCAGATCAACACAGCTGACG gtaggggatagacaatatcgtttg agcGGCAGGAAGCACATAGAGGAAATGGAGAATGTACGGACACACTTACAGTCCATACTGAGAAACACACAGAGTGCTGCAGGTAGACAtg AGTTTCTGGGCCTTGGATCACAGCACTTGCTGGATGATTCACACGAGAGCGACACCACGTCACACCTGCTCAG tgcgGGGTTGTCTGTGGGCGGTGTGGAGGAGCTGTTCCCGCGTTATTCCCGTCTTCACGCAGACACGAGCGGCGTTGCTTCAGAGCTGCAGGTGTTGAGAGACAGTCTGGACAGAGAGCGAGAGCGCCGGAAG gtgTGTGAGCAGCAGGTGGCGTCTCTCCACAGTAAAGTTCTTCAGTTTCAGCAGCAGTTAACACTCGCTGTGGCCGCCGACCGCAAGAAAGACATCATGATCGAACAACTCGACAAG acGCTGGTGAAGGTGGTCGAGGGCTGGAAGAGACATGATCAGGAACGAAATGAGGAGATGAAACGCCTGCAGGAGGAGAAGGAGATGGCAGAGagaacacacaacacacacaaacag GCTCTGTCTCGTGTCGAGCAGAATCTCTCTCAGGTGGAAGAAACACTAAACCAGGAGCAGAAACACAAGCAGGAGCTGCAGAAGACCAACAAACGCCTG GAGCAGGAGGTGCGTGAGCTCCACGTGCGTTTGGAGGAGCTCCAGCAGGAGGAGCAGAAGCTGCGCAGAGACGCAGACAGACTCCGAGAGCAGCTGCACAAACTGCAGGCCGAGTCACGTGACACACGGACACACGCACAGGAACTCCAACAGCAGCTCGCACACGCCACGCAgcagctgcacacacacacg GATCAGGTCAAACAGGAAGCGGCTGCGCGTGAAGAGGCGGAGAACAGGACGCGGGAGATACAAGAAGAGCTGGAGCAGATCAGGAGAGACAGAGACACACTGAGAGTCGACCGAGCGCTGGAACag ACGCGGTTCGAGGCGCAGAAGTCTCAGATGGAGGCGGAGTTTCGTCTGTCGTTGGAGCGTCAGATCAATGAGAGACTGACAGCCATACAGGAGGAGAACACGACACACAACGCACAACTACGACAACAACACAG GAAGCAGTTGCTGGATCTGAGTGCGCGGCACGAACGAGAGCTGGCGGCTCAGCTGGATCAGTTCAGAACACAGTTACAGGAGAAAGACGACAAACTGCAACAGCTCACACAGACCTACCAACACAA actgTCAGAGATGCAGGAAGAGCTGGTTTCCATGGCAGCGTCTAAAAGGAAGCTGGAGACGCAGAGGGAGGAGCTTGTGTGCCGCCTGCAGGGAATGATGCGCTCCCATTGGGCGGAGGCTTTACGGCTGTTGACCAATCAGGAACAG atggAGAGTCTTTTATCACCCGTCCCTCAGTGGGAAGCGTCCAAACCATCCTCTTCTCCTCCCAGGAGTGACACACATGCGTCAG CAGCTCCGCAGGCCGTGGTTTTGCATCTGTCCAGAGAGAAGGAGCGAGAGACGAGAGCACAGAAAGAAATGAGCTCACACTCAGAGTTTGGACTGTTGAACTACAGCACTTCATTCTGTCCACTGGAGCCAGTGCTGGAGCACACGGATATgacag CACTCAGTGACTGCAGTGGATTGTGGGTCAGGCCTGCGTTCTCAGAGAACGAAACGCTGAAAGAGATGAACCAGGGGACGAGAGAAACACAAATGAAGCAGATTCTCAATCTGAATCACAGTCAGTGTGAACCCAATCAGATCAGAGCGAGACAGAAGCAGAGCCACGCCCCCACAGACACGCGGACCAATCACAGCTCCAGCGCCGATAGTGGGCTGGGCAGGGGCGTGGCTTCTGGACTGTGGTACGGTAGTGATTCGGATAAAGCTCCGCCCATCAGAGATGAAGCTGTGCACAGCAGGACGAGAGTTTCCTCTCTTAATGACGACAGACAGAGTGAGCTGCAGTATTACGTGTCAAAG CTGCTGGAGCGTTCCCCTGGCGACCCTGTGGACGAGCCAATCAGAGAGCACAAACATGAGACCGAGCGTCACATGAGCGACCTGAGATCAAACCCGGAGCAGAAACCAGATCAGCGTGACAAACAAGAG gtgtGTGTGTCGTCTCAGCGGGCTCCGTCTCGAAGCGTCCAGAGCAGGAGATCAGTGAGCCGCAGAGGAGGATCTCAGAAAGTCTGGAGATGA
- the cntrob gene encoding centrobin isoform X4: MARFEAGQQRETLGRKMMSVGRSEDDGVDDPHLHQSSVPALTRSWPPSPLSALSSSSQVTARLYSSLQHSREQEVKGHAARQVSFALSSPDLTAVRMTAATPPLLSNRLEDLSLDSTSSRDAIGSGVEGVESESDADGEMDLHLQNSLSRSTQLTSGRKHIEEMENVRTHLQSILRNTQSAAGRHEFLGLGSQHLLDDSHESDTTSHLLSAGLSVGGVEELFPRYSRLHADTSGVASELQVLRDSLDRERERRKVCEQQVASLHSKVLQFQQQLTLAVAADRKKDIMIEQLDKTLVKVVEGWKRHDQERNEEMKRLQEEKEMAERTHNTHKQALSRVEQNLSQVEETLNQEQKHKQELQKTNKRLEQEVRELHVRLEELQQEEQKLRRDADRLREQLHKLQAESRDTRTHAQELQQQLAHATQQLHTHTDQVKQEAAAREEAENRTREIQEELEQIRRDRDTLRVDRALEQTRFEAQKSQMEAEFRLSLERQINERLTAIQEENTTHNAQLRQQHRKQLLDLSARHERELAAQLDQFRTQLQEKDDKLQQLTQTYQHKLSEMQEELVSMAASKRKLETQREELVCRLQGMMRSHWAEALRLLTNQEQMESLLSPVPQWEASKPSSSPPRSDTHASAPQAVVLHLSREKERETRAQKEMSSHSEFGLLNYSTSFCPLEPVLEHTDMTALSDCSGLWVRPAFSENETLKEMNQGTRETQMKQILNLNHSQCEPNQIRARQKQSHAPTDTRTNHSSSADSGLGRGVASGLWYGSDSDKAPPIRDEAVHSRTRVSSLNDDRQSELQYYVSKLLERSPGDPVDEPIREHKHETERHMSDLRSNPEQKPDQRDKQEVCVSSQRAPSRSVQSRRSVSRRGGSQKVWR; encoded by the exons ATGGCGCGATTTGAAGCGGGGCAGCAGCGCGAGACACTTGGACG TAAGATGATGTCAGTGGGTCGATCTGAAGATGATGGTGTTGATGATCCTCATCTTCATCAGTCGTCTGTTCCCGCTCTGACGCGTTCCTGGCCGCCGTCTCCTCTCTCAGCACTGTCGTCGTCTAGTCAGGTCACCGCTCGTCTCTACAGCTCGTTACAGCACAGCCGAGAGcaggaggtcaaaggtcacgcGGCCAG GCAGGTGTCGTTCGCTCTGTCTTCTCCTGATCTCACTGCTGTCAGGATGACTGCAGCCACGCCCCCTCTCCTCTCTAATAGGCTGGAGGACCTCAGCCTGGACTCCACCTCCTCACGTGATGCGATTGGCTCAGGAGTGGAGGGGGTGGAGTCGGAGTCAGATGCGGATGGAGAGATGGACCTTCATCTACAGAACAGCCTGAGCAGATCAACACAGCTGACG agcGGCAGGAAGCACATAGAGGAAATGGAGAATGTACGGACACACTTACAGTCCATACTGAGAAACACACAGAGTGCTGCAGGTAGACAtg AGTTTCTGGGCCTTGGATCACAGCACTTGCTGGATGATTCACACGAGAGCGACACCACGTCACACCTGCTCAG tgcgGGGTTGTCTGTGGGCGGTGTGGAGGAGCTGTTCCCGCGTTATTCCCGTCTTCACGCAGACACGAGCGGCGTTGCTTCAGAGCTGCAGGTGTTGAGAGACAGTCTGGACAGAGAGCGAGAGCGCCGGAAG gtgTGTGAGCAGCAGGTGGCGTCTCTCCACAGTAAAGTTCTTCAGTTTCAGCAGCAGTTAACACTCGCTGTGGCCGCCGACCGCAAGAAAGACATCATGATCGAACAACTCGACAAG acGCTGGTGAAGGTGGTCGAGGGCTGGAAGAGACATGATCAGGAACGAAATGAGGAGATGAAACGCCTGCAGGAGGAGAAGGAGATGGCAGAGagaacacacaacacacacaaacag GCTCTGTCTCGTGTCGAGCAGAATCTCTCTCAGGTGGAAGAAACACTAAACCAGGAGCAGAAACACAAGCAGGAGCTGCAGAAGACCAACAAACGCCTG GAGCAGGAGGTGCGTGAGCTCCACGTGCGTTTGGAGGAGCTCCAGCAGGAGGAGCAGAAGCTGCGCAGAGACGCAGACAGACTCCGAGAGCAGCTGCACAAACTGCAGGCCGAGTCACGTGACACACGGACACACGCACAGGAACTCCAACAGCAGCTCGCACACGCCACGCAgcagctgcacacacacacg GATCAGGTCAAACAGGAAGCGGCTGCGCGTGAAGAGGCGGAGAACAGGACGCGGGAGATACAAGAAGAGCTGGAGCAGATCAGGAGAGACAGAGACACACTGAGAGTCGACCGAGCGCTGGAACag ACGCGGTTCGAGGCGCAGAAGTCTCAGATGGAGGCGGAGTTTCGTCTGTCGTTGGAGCGTCAGATCAATGAGAGACTGACAGCCATACAGGAGGAGAACACGACACACAACGCACAACTACGACAACAACACAG GAAGCAGTTGCTGGATCTGAGTGCGCGGCACGAACGAGAGCTGGCGGCTCAGCTGGATCAGTTCAGAACACAGTTACAGGAGAAAGACGACAAACTGCAACAGCTCACACAGACCTACCAACACAA actgTCAGAGATGCAGGAAGAGCTGGTTTCCATGGCAGCGTCTAAAAGGAAGCTGGAGACGCAGAGGGAGGAGCTTGTGTGCCGCCTGCAGGGAATGATGCGCTCCCATTGGGCGGAGGCTTTACGGCTGTTGACCAATCAGGAACAG atggAGAGTCTTTTATCACCCGTCCCTCAGTGGGAAGCGTCCAAACCATCCTCTTCTCCTCCCAGGAGTGACACACATGCGTCAG CTCCGCAGGCCGTGGTTTTGCATCTGTCCAGAGAGAAGGAGCGAGAGACGAGAGCACAGAAAGAAATGAGCTCACACTCAGAGTTTGGACTGTTGAACTACAGCACTTCATTCTGTCCACTGGAGCCAGTGCTGGAGCACACGGATATgacag CACTCAGTGACTGCAGTGGATTGTGGGTCAGGCCTGCGTTCTCAGAGAACGAAACGCTGAAAGAGATGAACCAGGGGACGAGAGAAACACAAATGAAGCAGATTCTCAATCTGAATCACAGTCAGTGTGAACCCAATCAGATCAGAGCGAGACAGAAGCAGAGCCACGCCCCCACAGACACGCGGACCAATCACAGCTCCAGCGCCGATAGTGGGCTGGGCAGGGGCGTGGCTTCTGGACTGTGGTACGGTAGTGATTCGGATAAAGCTCCGCCCATCAGAGATGAAGCTGTGCACAGCAGGACGAGAGTTTCCTCTCTTAATGACGACAGACAGAGTGAGCTGCAGTATTACGTGTCAAAG CTGCTGGAGCGTTCCCCTGGCGACCCTGTGGACGAGCCAATCAGAGAGCACAAACATGAGACCGAGCGTCACATGAGCGACCTGAGATCAAACCCGGAGCAGAAACCAGATCAGCGTGACAAACAAGAG gtgtGTGTGTCGTCTCAGCGGGCTCCGTCTCGAAGCGTCCAGAGCAGGAGATCAGTGAGCCGCAGAGGAGGATCTCAGAAAGTCTGGAGATGA